One genomic region from Neoarius graeffei isolate fNeoGra1 chromosome 4, fNeoGra1.pri, whole genome shotgun sequence encodes:
- the LOC132884256 gene encoding endonuclease domain-containing 1 protein-like: protein MKLLALVLLLAAFSSPILTEVVGSFQQSCPNFFIRNPAKQNQIIVPTVFSGRQYQKICQRLENGYRFATVYDTVRRIPVYSAYTFINEVITQRSDWKIEPQLENIPEYKDIRYMIDSPRDPGDIWNQAVDSDYVGSGYTRGHVFPNSYAAYQFQADSTFTLTNIAPQTENDNGEWERQVEQQMLRHLRDDCRLDQNHPAYIVTGVVPGDQWLPITRNNVRYPKGINIPSHYWSAFCCTHINNIQERESMAYIAEMGTFSVREPSLDKLNSRLTSLYGQSFSVFPGLDC from the exons ATGAAGCTCCTCGCTCTGGTGCTCCTGCTCGCCGCTTTCTCCTCACCAATCCTGACGGAGGTTGTGGGTTCTTTCCAACAATCCTGTCCTAACTTCTTCATCCGAAACCCAGCAAAACAAAATCAGATCATCGTCCCGACTGTCTTCTCTGGACGTCAGTATCAGAAGATTTGTCAGCGCTTGGAAAACGGTTACAGATTTGCCACCGTGTATGACACCGTGAGGAGGATCCCTGTTTACTCAGCCTATACATTCATCAACGAAGTGATCACTCAACGTTCTGACTGGAAAATTGAACCTCAG CTTGAAAACATCCCTGAATATAAAGATATCAGATACATGATTGACTCCCCGAGAGATCCTGGAGATATCTGGAACCAGGCTGTGGACTCAGATTATGTCGGTAGTGGTTATACTCGAGGTCATGTGTTTCCAAATAGCTATGCTGCTTATCAGTTTCAAGCAGATTCCACCTTCACTTTAACCAACATAGCACCACAAACCGAAAACGACAATGGGGAGTGGGAAAGGCAAGTGGAGCAACAGATGCTTAGACACTTGAGAGATGATTGCAGGCTAGACCAAAATCACCCGGCGTACATTGTGACCGGGGTCGTTCCTGGGGATCAGTGGTTACCCATAACAAGAAATAATGTCAGGTACCCAAAGGGAATTAACATTCCCAGTCATTATTGGAGCGCTTTCTGTTGCACCCATATAAATAATATTCAAGAACGCGAATCAATGGCCTACATTGCTGAGATGGGGACCTTTTCTGTCCGAGAGCCCTCCCTTGACAAACTGAATAGCCGACTCACTTCCTTGTATGGTCAGTCGTTCAGTGTGTTTCCAGGATTAGACTGCTGA